The following coding sequences are from one Microtus pennsylvanicus isolate mMicPen1 chromosome 1, mMicPen1.hap1, whole genome shotgun sequence window:
- the Eif3k gene encoding eukaryotic translation initiation factor 3 subunit K, protein MAMFEQMRANVGKLLKGIDRYNPENLATLERYVETQAKENAYDLEANLAVLKLYQFNPAFFQTTVTAQILLKALTNLPHTDFTLCKCMIDQAHQEERPIRQILYLGDLLETCHFQAFWQALDENMDLLEGITGFEDSVRKFICHVVGITYQHIDRWLLAEMLGDLTDNQLKVWMSKYGWSADESGQIFICSQEESIKPKNIVEKIDFDSVSSIMASSQ, encoded by the exons ATGGCTATGTTTGAGCAGATGAGAGCGAACGTGGGCAAGTTGCTCAAGGGTATCGACAG GTACAATCCTGAGAACTTGGCGACCCTGGAACGGTATGTGGAGACACAGGCCAAGGAGAATGCCTATGATCTGGAGGccaacctggctgtcctgaaatt GTACCAGTTCAACCCGGCCTTCTTTCAGACCACGGTCACTGCCCAGATTCTGCTGAAAGCCCTCACCAACCTGCCCCACACCGACTTCACCCTGTGTAAATGTATGATCGACCAGGCACAT CAAGAAGAGCGGCCCATCCGACAGATCTTGTACCTTGGGGACCTGCTGGAGACGTGCCACTTTCAAGCCTTCTGG CAAGCCCTGGACGAAAACATGGACCTCTTGGAAGGCATAACTGGCTTTGAAGACTCTGTCCGAAAAT TTATCTGCCATGTGGTGGGCATCACGTACCAGCACATCGACCGCTGGCTGCTTGCTGAGATGCTTGGAGATCTGACTG ACAACCAACTTAAGGTATGGATGAGCAAGTACGGCTGGAGCGCCGACGAGTCGGGGCAGATCTTCATCTGCAGCCAGGAAGAGAGCATTAAGCCCAAGAACATCGTGGAGAAGATCGACTTTGACA GTGTGTCCAGCATCATGGCCTCCTCCCAGTAA